A genomic segment from Bradyrhizobium sp. ISRA430 encodes:
- a CDS encoding cell division protein FtsQ/DivIB — protein sequence MDGAGSLTRSLFRSLRPEADLKVAAVGAVVLLREWMQEKRDEKRAATKIKAKAVVVREPPPRVVALVERYLPRRVGISMTVLLLIGSCGFGIVKGGHLQDFITAVSDARNALANSAGFRITSVVINGRKQLSQDEILAVGGVSGRSSLLFLDADDVRDKLKANPWIADATVLKLYPGQLMIEITERKAFALWQEGGRLSVIADDGAVLEPYVSRRFLSLPLVVGKGAETQARDFLALLARYPQVNSVTKAAIFVGERRWNLRLKDGLDVRLPEQDVGNALAALSKLDKDEKLFSRDIVAVDMRLPDRLIVQLSDDAAKAREEQFKDKKSKKKAGDSA from the coding sequence ATGGATGGTGCAGGCAGCCTCACCCGGTCGCTTTTCAGATCGCTGAGGCCCGAAGCTGACTTGAAGGTGGCCGCTGTTGGAGCGGTCGTACTTCTGCGCGAGTGGATGCAGGAGAAGCGCGACGAGAAGCGCGCTGCCACCAAGATCAAGGCCAAGGCCGTCGTCGTGCGCGAGCCGCCGCCGCGCGTGGTCGCGCTGGTCGAGCGCTATCTGCCGCGCCGGGTCGGGATCAGCATGACCGTGCTGCTGCTGATCGGAAGCTGCGGCTTCGGCATCGTCAAGGGCGGCCACCTCCAGGATTTCATCACCGCCGTCAGCGACGCCCGCAATGCGCTGGCCAACTCCGCCGGCTTCCGCATCACCTCCGTCGTGATCAACGGGCGCAAGCAGCTCAGCCAGGACGAGATCCTCGCGGTCGGCGGCGTCAGCGGCCGCTCCTCGCTGCTGTTCCTCGACGCCGACGACGTCCGCGACAAGCTCAAGGCCAATCCGTGGATTGCCGATGCGACCGTGCTGAAGCTCTATCCGGGCCAGCTCATGATCGAGATCACCGAGCGCAAGGCGTTCGCGCTGTGGCAGGAGGGTGGCCGGCTCTCCGTGATCGCCGATGACGGTGCCGTACTCGAGCCTTATGTCTCGCGCCGCTTCCTGTCGCTGCCGCTCGTGGTCGGCAAGGGCGCCGAGACGCAGGCAAGGGATTTCCTCGCGCTGCTGGCGCGCTATCCGCAGGTCAATTCGGTGACCAAAGCCGCGATCTTCGTCGGCGAGCGGCGCTGGAACCTGAGGCTCAAGGACGGCCTCGACGTTCGATTGCCCGAACAGGACGTCGGCAACGCGCTCGCGGCCCTGTCCAAGCTCGACAAGGACGAAAAGCTGTTCTCCCGCGACATCGTCGCGGTCGACATGCGCCTGCCGGATCGGCTGATCGTGCAGCTCTCCGACGACGCCGCGAAGGCGCGCGAGGAGCAGTTCAAGGACAAGAAGTCGAAGAAGAAGGCCGGGGATTCCGCATGA
- a CDS encoding D-alanine--D-alanine ligase, which produces MRITILFGGSNRERLVSVASAQALHQALPEADLWFWDIQDRVHVVSSKQLEEHARPFEDEFKPGTRGVPLEQALNQAKAEDRVLVLALHGGRAENGELQVMCEARGVPFTGSGSASSHLAFDKIAAKHFAALGGVTPPAGVALDNIDEAFAEYGRLIAKPARDGSSYGLIFVNAKQDLVAVRNAAKLEEYVIEPYIAGVEATCGVLERPDGSIISLPPIEIIPGEGNFDYAAKYLLKSTQEICPGRFTAEVTAGLKEQAMLAHRAMSCTGYSRSDFIVAEKGLVYLETNTLPGLTKSSLYPKALKAEGIEFVDFLRGLIALAERRVRK; this is translated from the coding sequence ATGCGCATCACCATCCTGTTCGGCGGATCCAATAGAGAGCGTCTGGTTTCGGTCGCGTCGGCCCAGGCGCTGCATCAGGCGCTGCCTGAGGCTGATCTCTGGTTCTGGGACATCCAGGACAGGGTGCATGTCGTCTCGTCGAAACAGCTCGAAGAGCACGCCCGTCCCTTCGAGGACGAGTTCAAACCGGGCACGCGCGGCGTTCCGCTGGAGCAAGCACTCAATCAGGCCAAGGCAGAGGACCGCGTGCTGGTGCTCGCTTTGCACGGTGGCCGCGCCGAGAACGGCGAATTGCAGGTGATGTGCGAAGCACGCGGCGTGCCCTTCACCGGATCGGGCTCGGCCTCCTCGCACCTTGCCTTCGACAAGATCGCAGCCAAGCATTTTGCCGCGCTCGGCGGCGTGACGCCGCCGGCAGGCGTCGCGCTCGACAACATCGACGAGGCCTTCGCCGAATACGGCCGGCTTATCGCAAAGCCGGCGCGCGACGGGTCGAGCTATGGCCTGATCTTCGTCAACGCCAAGCAGGACCTCGTTGCCGTCCGCAATGCGGCGAAGCTCGAGGAATACGTCATCGAGCCCTATATTGCCGGCGTCGAGGCAACCTGCGGCGTGCTCGAGCGGCCGGACGGCTCGATCATCTCGCTGCCTCCGATCGAGATCATTCCGGGCGAGGGCAATTTCGACTACGCGGCAAAATATCTCCTGAAGTCGACCCAGGAGATCTGCCCCGGCCGCTTCACGGCGGAGGTCACCGCCGGTTTGAAGGAGCAGGCGATGCTGGCGCACCGCGCGATGTCCTGCACCGGCTATTCGCGGTCGGACTTCATCGTCGCGGAAAAGGGCCTCGTCTATCTCGAGACCAACACGCTCCCCGGGTTGACCAAATCCTCGCTCTACCCCAAGGCGCTCAAGGCCGAGGGCATCGAGTTCGTCGACTTCCTGCGCGGCCTGATCGCGCTCGCCGAGCGGCGGGTGCGGAAATAA
- the murB gene encoding UDP-N-acetylmuramate dehydrogenase, which yields MSFPDITPELKVAMPDLRGRLLANQSLAELTWFRVGGPAQVLFTPADEDDLAYFLAHLARDIPVYVVGVGSNLIVRDGGIPGVVIRLAPRAFGEVSASGDVVIAGAAALDKRVAEVAASANIGGLEFYFGIPGTIGGALRMNAGANGGETKDVLVEVTGVARDGRKHVFSNAEMKFVYRSSGVDPSIIFTSARFHGAIRDAEAIRARMAEVQSHRETAQPIREKTGGSTFKNPPGHSAWKLIDAAGCRGLRVGGAQVSEMHCNFLINTGDASGHDIETLGETVRERVKANSGIELHWEIKRIGIP from the coding sequence ATGAGCTTCCCCGACATCACCCCCGAGCTCAAAGTCGCGATGCCCGACTTGCGTGGGCGGCTGCTTGCCAACCAGTCGCTGGCTGAGCTCACCTGGTTTCGCGTCGGTGGTCCTGCGCAGGTGCTGTTCACGCCGGCGGATGAGGACGACCTCGCTTATTTCCTCGCGCATCTTGCACGCGACATTCCCGTCTATGTGGTCGGCGTCGGCTCCAATCTCATCGTGCGCGATGGCGGCATTCCCGGCGTGGTGATCCGGCTTGCGCCGCGCGCGTTTGGCGAAGTGAGCGCGAGCGGCGACGTCGTCATCGCCGGCGCGGCGGCGCTCGACAAGCGCGTGGCGGAGGTGGCGGCGAGTGCCAACATCGGCGGGCTCGAATTCTACTTCGGTATTCCCGGCACGATCGGTGGCGCGCTGCGCATGAATGCCGGCGCTAATGGCGGCGAGACCAAGGACGTTCTGGTCGAAGTGACCGGCGTCGCGCGTGACGGCAGGAAGCACGTCTTCTCCAACGCCGAGATGAAGTTCGTCTACCGCAGCAGCGGCGTCGATCCCTCCATCATCTTCACCTCCGCGCGCTTTCACGGAGCGATCAGGGATGCGGAGGCGATCCGCGCGCGAATGGCCGAGGTCCAGAGCCATCGCGAGACCGCGCAGCCGATCCGGGAGAAGACCGGCGGCTCGACCTTCAAGAATCCGCCCGGCCACTCCGCCTGGAAGCTGATCGACGCCGCCGGCTGCCGCGGCTTGCGCGTCGGCGGCGCGCAGGTGTCGGAGATGCATTGCAACTTCCTGATCAACACGGGCGATGCCAGCGGTCATGACATCGAGACGCTCGGCGAGACCGTGCGCGAACGGGTGAAGGCGAATTCCGGAATTGAGCTACACTGGGAAATCAAGCGGATTGGGATTCCATGA